From Quercus robur chromosome 8, dhQueRobu3.1, whole genome shotgun sequence:
CTTTATTTTTTCACTTCTCTCTCACACATCAAGATTAATTGCACGATGCGATAGCTTTTTGCTATCGTAACGGATCTCTATCCCATAAACTATGTAAGAAATATTGGCCAATAAATTCAAGCCCAATTGACACCTCCTTCTCTTGCAAGTGTCAGGTGAAAGGTGAGGTTGTGAGTTCAAGACCCCACCAGATGTGTGTGaaacttaacaaaaaagaaaaagaaaaaaaagaaagtgaaactACATGGAAAATACctgattgaaattttttcttattactTGGAATCAGCATGTGGCTTGCTTTACTCTTTTGAAAGACATCAGCATCCATGGCAATAGCAAGTCCtatcaaagaaaattttgtgaaGGTTCGGCTTGTGAGGAAGAAAGTTTAGTTGTAGATTGCCAGGTCAGGTTACCATAAGTATATATAAAGCTCGAGCAGCTTCCTTAAGATTTAATCTAATGGTGAATGACATTTATCATGTTGCAAAGCATAAACAATCAAAGCTTATGCAGCATAAACAATCAAATCTTCATCATTCACATATTTTGTTTACAGGCATCATTTTAGTATTGCTGAATCTATACTCAtgccttctaaaaaaaaaagaaacatccaGAGCAAGATATAACCTAAAATCTATGTCATTGCTTGTGTCATACTACTGTAACACACATAATTATAGTTCTTATTGCCACACCCACTCCCATTTCTTCAAAAGCAAACAATTCTACTCCATCTAAAATGGGGTCTTGTGCTGTCCCTCTCTTCTTTATTAATGGAGTCATACTCGTGCGAAATTTTAAGAACAGCTTTAAGTTGTTGCTATGCATcatttttaagcaaaaacatgAAGACAATGGACCACTGAACCTTGATTAGACAAGTGAAACGAATTCAATCacctctatattttttttttcctttcagaGAATAAGGTAAGGAACAAACATCAACGTAGTTGATCAATCGCTATTACAGCTCTGACTATCGCTGACATACAGCTGCAAtcttaatccttttttttttggtaaagaatTTGGGGCTAGAGGAGCAGTTGAATGCCAGCCAACTTTGAAGCTGAAATGTTAACAAATACCCAATCACTCTCTACCTAAACCCTCCCATATTTTATCATATTTCTTGGCCTTCTGTTGTAACCATTATAATtgttatgattatatatatatatatatatatatatttaaaagtaaCGAGTACGATTCTTTTCATTAGTATATCAATCGCTTTTGTATTTAGACAtgatataaaaggaaaggtaaaaaaagaaaagaaaaaaaaggaaaggaaagagtatgattcattctttttctaAGACACTCTTACCTTCAAAGCCAAGCGACATTATGACCTTCAAAGATCATAATGCACCCACTACTCTTCTTCATCACGCCCCTCCTAATAAAGGCTGTATTtcctttttctaatttttcccaAAAGCAGTAACATGACAATTGAATTGACTTCCCTACCTATGGACAACATTTGGGACATAAtgggaccaaaaaaaaagactttaccTTGGATAAAATTCTGTGAGatagttatttttgtttgaatcaTTTAATGAGATTTAAGAGACTTTGTTCTTGaatgtaattttataataaagctCACAAGGAAAATACAATCACTGTACGTATGAGAATAATGGTTAACCGACAATTGAAAGGTGTTGAATGCAAGAGCAAGCAAAATGGcaaaaacttgtatattttaaGATGCTCAATTGTGTGGCATTATACATATTAGAATCcaaattaatttctaattatGATTTAATTTAGGACTAAGTGTTCATTTTAACTTTCTTAATTTTGATGTCAAATAACCAATTTATAATACCAGAGGTTAAAGATGAGGTGACTGTGTTACTTCCTTAAGTATAACCTCATCATCACTACTGTTGAATTTTTTGTGTTCGTAAGCATGGGTTATAATTTAAAACCTACTttaagttaaaacttaaaacttaaagtgaaatgaaacttgattgtttacatgtaataatcatattatttataggtttaaattatttaaataaatatgcaAGGCTTAAGGTAAATAATGGTCAAATTTCGTTTAAATTAGTGATATATCTTTCAAATATGCAAGgcttaaattattcaaattttgttaaataagTGATATATCTTTTTACTTATATTTATAAGATGAATAGTATTgcacaaaaaatagaaaaatttatgaattttactCAATTATctatcatataaaaaatattttaacctTATAAATAATCTAAACTATGACAAAAcatcacaattatatataaaaaagggaTGTGATCCCATCAACTTTGGTAAGATGTTGTccattcataatttttttccattaataaaatgattaatatCATTCATTGTCACTCTTTGAAACATAATGTAATtagaaatgtaaaataaaatttacacaatGATTTGGATTTTAGAAAACCAATcttgtttataaatatataaatcacttggattataaaagaagaaaataagttaTAGGTTCAAATCCTATAAAAAATGTGGAATTCTAGACAATTTAAAATATCTAATgctctatttattttaatggaaaagtttatgtgaaaataattttctacatTTCCCTAATTTAGCTTTGTGTGAGATGGAGCtgttttttgctaaaagtttcTAGAATACAATTTTATCTCAGACGAAACTAAATAAAGACATgagatagttttttatttttattttttttaattttttgtaaaaggatttactttttaaaaaatgttaatattgaaacaaatagaacctaagtgaattttaattagTACAACTCCGTAAATAAGGGAATCAGATCTCGTCTACACACAAAAAACATGTTAGTCTCTTGgtcaaatggaaaaaaaaaaaaaaaaaatcattataaaacGTTGTAAATACCAAATCTTATTAtatccattaaaaaaacaatcttaatttttcttgtccacattctttttatttttagtttttaattatgaaaCATGACATTACAATTTCCATCCAACATTTTACCGGTTGAACGTGTGTGGATCCCAGACAAGAGGTCCGACATCCAAGGATCGACAGAGAGAATGTTACCAATCATTATTGACTTCGGCTTGACAATGTTTCAAATAAGTGATACTACAATTATTATTAGCTgtacatttataaaaaaattgtaggaaaTAATAATTGTTCCATATATTATACATATTAGGTGTTATAATATTCGGAGAATCATCTTCAATTATGATAAATGTGAGGTAAGAGTTTTGTAGCATAATTGGTATGTTTTTGGTATTTCTAATAGAGACATTTAGATTCAAATTCTCTTATTCCAAacattgatataaaaaaatggGGAAAGGCTTGTGTCCGGTGAAAATTTTCACTGGACACGGCAGAATTTGAACACGTGTCCAAAAGTAGATATGTGTCCGCAATTCAACGTGTTCAATGAAAACTTTCGCTGGATATAAGCCGGAcccaaaaaaatgttacataattggtatatttttttatatttctaacaGAGATATTTATGTTCAAATTCTCTCATTCCTAttatcatatataaaaaataaaaactatgagAAATGAAATGCAAATAATAGCTACAGTTTTAGAACTTTCCTACTTTCctgtttaaaatataattaaaacgTTACAATCAAAGTTTATATTAGGCTTGCAAAGCACCATATATCATTGATATCTCCAACCTCATCAAGAAACTCATAACAACAAAACCATTGATGGTTCTGTATGAAATATTTCACGCACATACAATACAACAACACAAATGAAGCCACCAATATCTTCCTCCTCCTCTGTTCTCATCAGAAAAGCTCGTCTCTCTCCCTTCCTTTTCACCTTACTAGCTTTCATACTTTTCGTCGCAATTCTCTATGGCGAGGACTTCATGTGCATCTTCAGCCAACAACTCCAAATCTACGCTGACCAGGGCCAACCAGTTTCCAGAACAGGTGAGTTGACTCAGCCCAACCACCCAActtaaaacttatatatataatatatatatgtggcaCATGATAATTGTTATCGAAAAATTgagttgggttttgtttggggTTAGAGAAAAAGTGGGAGAAGCTGCCCTTTGCGATAGGGAAGACCCAGGAAAGTTGTGACGTGTTCAGTGGGAGCTGGGTTAGGGACGAGTTGACTCGACCTCATTATCAAGAATCGGAATGTCCGTACATTCAACCACAATTGACGTGCCAAGAACATGGGCGACCTGATAAGGAATATCAATATTGGAAATGGCAGCCAAATGATTGTTCTCTTCCCGAGTAAGTATTACACCCAgttaatcccaaaaaaaaaaaaaaagttctttaaGCTAATAAGAATTAGATTATCAATTATtagaacattttattttttttttgtagtagtTAAAAGTACCATTAACAGTAATCATTCTCTgcaacggttttttttttttgattgaattgGAAGAGAATTATTAATCCGGGAAAGTTTTACTGCATACTAGTATGTAGTAATTGCTGCATAATATAATATGTAGCAGTAAAAATAAAGTGATAAGTGTCTAAAATCATGTGCATTGCATATTATTTCTTAAACATatgttgctttctttttctttttgcttccaCGTTTTAGCAAATGAAAAGTCCGAAATTTAGAAAGTCACCCAAATCAATTCATTTGTAGAACGGATCCTCATACAAATAAATCTTGTGCTAGGTATCAAGCATGTTTGAACCGGTGACatgttaaaaataagtttaccttgccttaaaaaaataaaaactaatgtaTAGGTAGATTTActgaaaattaagaaaacatTGGTGGGAGGGTtgtacttttttaattaataatttttttttgagaaacaaactaaTTACTAAACATGCACACTTTAATTATACTCTCTCACTAACTTCAAACGCATTACTTAACATTTATGAATGCTTattattacaaaatatatatatatattttttttgaaaatgtttgttGATCAAATTAGGTACAGTggtgatttagaatttaaattccaACTTTCTAGAAAGActctaaaaataacaaattaattaagaaTGTAATAAcgaataggattttttttaaaaaaattattgagaagAACCGTGGAAACATAAATAATCTAAATTTCATGACTCAAATTGGCGGCTTTTGTTCTCGACTGATGTTTCGAACTGGTTGGCTGGCCGGCTGGCTTTCATGGTCCTTTGAGCTTTGGATCTCAGCCAATGAGCCAGCCAAATATACAAAGTGACAAGTCAACCAGCTGCAATAACTTTCACAGAAGCACGTCCCTCTCTTGTAGTAGGTGGCGATATGAACAAAGTTGGAGTGGGACCCACCTGCAACGTGCCCAGTTCTcaaatataaagtttttttaataattaattaatttattttatatatattataacaacTTGAAAATGAGTTTTAAAAATGAGTAAACTACGTATTTAATTCTGTTGTGTCTATCAAGTATATGGGTAAACTCGCCATAACTTTACGCTATACTTAAATTTAGCCTCTAATCATTGCCAGACCTTTTACTTTGGTGGGTTAAttaaaacctaataaaatacaaagaatTTTCTGCACCAACACTCacattttaattagtttttactttttccaATGAATGTAGCGCACATATTAATATTGTTCTCTCAAATTAATTATGTACAGTTTCAATGCCACATTGATGCTTGAGACTCTCCGAGGAAAGCGAATGATGTTTGTCGGGGATTCCTTGAACCGAGGCCAATATGTTTCAATGGTGTGTCTTCTCCATAAACTTATACCTGAGGATGAAAAGTCCATGGAAACTTTCGATTCACTAACTGTTTTCACAGCCAAGGTGACATTCAAATTATGTATCACATTTACAAATCTAAGTGTTCACATTTtgctttatgtttatttttgtaacattttttttttgtttccctatttttagaaatacaaTGCCACGATTGAGTTCTATTGGGCACCATTTCTTCTCGAATCAAACGCAGATAATGCTGTCGTTCATAGGATATCTGATAGGGTTGTTAGAAAAGGTTCGATCAATAAGCACGGACGATACTGGAAAGGCGTTGATATATTAGTATTCAATACCTATCTTTGGTGGATGACCGGCTTGAAGATGAAGATCTTGTATGTTCTTGCTCTACAAAATCACTTATTCACCTCTCTATTAGTATCATCTCTTCTTGATCTAATGGCTTGAATTTTTTCAGGCTAGGATCCTTCGATGATGAAGTGAAAGATATTGTCGAGATATCAACTGAGGATGCATATCGCATGGCAATGAAAAGTATGTTAAGATGGGCGCGGAAGAATATGGACCCCAAGAAAACAAGAGTCTTCTTTACTAGCATGTCACCTTCTCATGCAAAGTAAGCATTCTTTAGGTTTGCAACCTCTAATCTTAACTCTCTTATTCATTAACTCAACTCTCTCTCATATGCATGAGTGCACACGTACCATGTTCATTCAGGGATAGAATGGGAGGGGGTTGAGTTTTAAAATAATGGTCAAGATTAATGGTTTttttggatggaggggggaaGGAGAGGGAGTTGAGTAAAGTTgactaaaaataagttaattttgtgctaaatctactctactcttcCTCCCtcccctccatccaaacggaCTATAAATTCACCATCTCTTACCGGTTTAAGTTTTGGGACAAGTAACCATTTTATCATACCATCAATGTGGGTGGCTCTGACTTTTGAGTTCAAGTCATGACTTCACTTAGTTCACTATATTTAGCTTAAACTTTCAAGACAAGTGGAGAATTGTGATTTTAGGTGGCTGCCACCAGCTACCAAGGATAAAGAATGAATTTTACACCTATTGTATATACTACGAATTTGCCATATGAATGTGGTATGCATCTGTTAGTTAAAACATAAGTTCATGtcttagctaaaaaaaaaagaaaaaagattcatgtaaaaacaacaaaagggaGACTTCTAAGCTTTAGCCAAGAGGGCCAGGATATAGATAATCTCCCACCTTAACCCAAAATGACAAGTAAATGAGCTAGTAATATTTCACCAGGCATAGCtgtaaacaaattaataaaccATTCACGAAATTGTATTGCAAATATATTACCATATTGATGCTATGTTCTCCAGCTCTTATTTAGCCAGTGATCAGCAAAGAGATTTATCAAAAGTTCtatataaaagaatgaaaaatactaaaataactatgaattttattataaaaatcttATAATATAACGtgacaatgaatgtgattgattacacataaaaaactaaataaataaattttttttttttggtgtgttgtATTCAATCATTGATATGTTAGTTTGTAAATTCTATAGGATAAAGGCTTGTGTCCAATGCAAAATGGCACTGGACACAAGTTTCACCCAATTcaatatagtaaaatttttggtatccacctttttttttttcaatgggaTTTTAACATTAATTCCTTATATCACACATAAAAGCATATAAAGGGACACTACTGTAATTGAACATAAAATTTGGCAGGAGCATTGATTGGGGAGGTGAACCAGGTCTCAACTGTTACAATCAGACTACTCTTATTGAAGATCCAAATTACTGGGGTTCAGATTGTCGGAGAAGCATAATGAAGGTGATTGGAGAAGTATTCAGTAAATCAAAGTTTCCCATTACATTTCTCAACATTACCCAACTCTCAAGTTATAGGAAAGACGCCCACACTCAAATTTACAAGAAGCAATGGAATCCATTGACTCCTGAGCAAATAGCAAACCCTTTTAGCTATGCGGACTGTGTACATTGGTGTTTACCTGGCCTTCAAGATACTTGGAATGAGCTTCTATTTGCCAAGCTATTCTATCCTTAAAGTGTGGTCAAAACccaaaattgttaaattttctCATATATCAGATGGGTGTGAATATGGAAGTGGCCATTTAAACCTACTACATTTGAAGTTGTGTGACAGTTGGGCCaaggtgagagagagagcatttgTGTAAAATAACACTGTTgcaaattaaaggaaaattgaaaatgaagaaaattgatttgatttttttgtaaatggaaaatcaaatctgaaatttgCTTGTTTTTAGTTTCAGGCTTAAATACACTATTTCCTAGGGTTGTctcacaaataaaaaacaagacaTTCTAGAGTAATGGTATTGTGTGtataaactaaaaacaatatataagGAGAATTGCATATACTAGgtattgtgtgtatatatgcCCCATGATCTAGGTAATGAGATTCTTTTCTATAATAACTCAGTGTGTGTGGGACAAGAGAACTGCATATACTCAAGGAAATAGTCAGATACTCAAAGAAGTTTGAAtacctttgttaaaaaaaaaaaaaaattggtatttttttgggtgttttcaGTAGAAACATTTAGGTTCAAATCATTTCACCCcaatcatcaatatataaaaaactttcatcaaaaagcaaaaatcaatatataaaaaataaataaaaaattgagaaatgaaATGCAAATAGTAGCTATAGTTTTAGAACTTTCCTACTTTCATGTTTAATATATAGGTGTAATTGCATTtttggtccttatattttgACCCTATTTCCATTTTGAtcctcacttttttattttatcgcCTTTAGTTCCCAAAATGaacaatatatttcattttggtTCTTACCGTCATCTCACTAACAGAAAATAGCTTATGTGGCAGACAGAGTGCACAGTTGGCACTTAAAATGCTTACGtggcattaaaataataataatttttatttaccaTTTAAATAATGTAACATTagcattttaaatattaaaaaaagccacataagaaaaaaaaatttttaaaaattctaaactcatgatattaaaatttaaaataaaataaaatattcctttcttttcattaatttttcgGACATTCATGGTCTTTTGTGTTCTTCCCCAGAACATGATTGTTCATGTTCTTAGCAAATTAatccttattttattttctttttcttgtactTTCTTTGCAACCACAcacatcataattcataactcAGATCAAACAATAATAAACCAAATCAATAGATATGCATACCggaaatcaaacccaaaaattgaacccaaaaatcaaacccaaaaaaatttgaacccaaCATACAccaatcaaaatcaacaaatttgcATCCTctttttttacaaaatcaaCACCAATCTCCAAGTTGGAAACCCACAGATCCATCGAAACACAATATCAGATCCAACTTGGAAACACAAAATCTAGCAATCATCAAAACACCGAAACCCAGCAAATCAAACACTAATAACCCAGAAAGAACCTACAAATAGCTATCCAACCACATTCCACACCAACAAAAAACCTAGAAACTTTAAAGAAACCAGTTAACCACAACTATCCACACCAACACCAAACCAAGAAATTTCAAAGAAACCAGCCGACCATAGCTATCCACACCAACAACAAACCCAAACTGATTCTCAACCACCAACACCCACAAGCTCTTCCTCCCTTTTGCAACCACTAACCACCACCACTACATCGATAAGTTAATGAAGTATAGTTTGTCAAATCCAATTGTAACTCCGTTTTCCACAACAAAGCTAGACCTCCCCCTGAGTTCAGCTTCTTCATTATCAACTTATTAGGAATAGTTAACTCTCTACAATGCTTATCAAACCCTTCCTTGTCCAGTcgtgtttttattaaaaaacacaCTGTGGGAGCTTGATCCTTCACTAATTTGCGAAGGCTTTGAACTGTCCAAGGGTTCCTACGCCCTTGGCAGTTCCAACTTAGTAGTCTCATTGTGATCGACAAGGGTGCTTTAGCACCCTCGCTATTTTATTTGGAACAACCTGAATCATCTTTTGCTTCCTCAAGTGAACTTCTGACTCTAAACCCTCATCCATCCATTCCTAATACAAACCTCTCTTCCCTAACATCGTGGTTGCCTCAGTTGGGCTTGAATCCTCTACTCCATAAATCATTTGGGCTAGTCTTGTCCAAGTGGGCCGTGATTTAGAAGGCTTTGGCCCTTTAAATCCCATCTCCTCCACGTGTGTGGACCCATGCAGAGATATGTTACCCTCAGcttttaaatttgaaaccaCGTGCACTTCCTTAGGTATCGGCATTATCTCCTTAGAGCTGTCTCTCATATCGTTTGGAGTTAACCATTCCATATCCGTTTCAGCCCTTACTGTGAAATCCAGAACACAAACCCCATATTTTGGTGCGTTACCTAATTTCTCGCTATTTCCTTTCTCACTAACCACCGTTCCACTAAGGTTTGTATGATTAACCCCTTCTGCCCTCGCCGCACTTGAGACATCTAACTGTAAGTGTCCTTTCTCTGGCAACACGTCGCCCTGACTACTCTTAGTTCATTCCACCTGATGTCTTCCCCCACTAGCCTTCAACCACTCTCCATACTGGAGTTGCACTTCCTTTCCAAATTTCATCAGCGCAAAATAATTAGCACAGTGCTTGATATCGTGGCCCAATAAACCACAATAATGGCAAAACATTGGTAATCTCATACTTGAACGTGGTCCACATCTTTTGGCTATCTGAGCCAGCTAGAAATCCCCCTCGACGAACCGGTTTCACTATTGGAATGGCCACTTTAACCCTCATGAACAAATTTTGCCCATCTTGTCTACGTCTCTTCTCCACCTCTTCTACCACCCCTATAGGACTACCAATCTCTGCTGCAACAGTGGGACTGACCATATCAAACGGAGCATCCCAAATCTGCACCCATAAGGATACCAAATCAAACTGGACATTCTTTACAGTCATTCCTAGTTGCCACTTGCGTAGCAAAAGAACCTGGTTATCAAAAGTCCATGGACCACCCTTAAACACCCGCTCCAACTCAAGCTCTGTCTTGAACTTGAATTGAAACAGATTTGACCCTACTTCAACAATGTGCATCCCCTCATCCATCCCCAAGCTCTTCGTAAAGTGTCTTACGCCGCCTTCTTATTAAAAGGTTTACAAGTGAGGAACTTTCCAATCAAACTCAAAGCACAGCTCTCAATTTCTTCCTTTCGCCCCTCATCTGGAAGGGCAATGACTTCTTCTTCCTCCGATGTCAGCTTCATATTCTCCAAACCATCTATAACATCCTCAGCCATGGTGAAAGAAGTCCAAAGAAATAAGGAAAAGTAGAGGCAGAACCTTAGGAAAACCTAAGAGAGGAAAAAATCTCgtgtaaaattttatgtttattttaacaTAGTAATTTACTTTTTCCTATTTTAcacactcattttccaaaatactccataataaattatttattttacactacattttattaaaatattaatttttcttattttttttctttgtccaCAATAACCACTATTCACTTTATTTCTTAATTCTTGAGAcatataaagaaagaataaagaaattaaatacaaaatacatagtgttaatctaaattttacaaatcttgAGCTTGACTGATGTGTGTAATTTTAGACTGTTAATATATAAAGTTGAGCATTTTCTATTTTggatgcaaatgctcttagaCATGGAAACCTCatcaagaaagaataaaaaattaaatacaaaatacatagtgttaatctaaattttacaaatctttAGCCTGACTGATGCGTGTAATTTTGGACTTTTAATATATAAAGTTGAGCACTTTCTAGTTTGGATGCAAATGCTCTAGACTTAGAAACCTCATCAAGAAACTCACAACAACAAAACCATTTCATACACACACAATACGATACAAATGAAGCCACC
This genomic window contains:
- the LOC126697782 gene encoding protein trichome birefringence-like 33, coding for MKPPISSSSSVLIRKARLSPFLFTLLAFILFVAILYGEDFMCIFSQQLQIYADQGQPVSRTEKKWEKLPFAIGKTQESCDVFSGSWVRDELTRPHYQESECPYIQPQLTCQEHGRPDKEYQYWKWQPNDCSLPDFNATLMLETLRGKRMMFVGDSLNRGQYVSMVCLLHKLIPEDEKSMETFDSLTVFTAKKYNATIEFYWAPFLLESNADNAVVHRISDRVVRKGSINKHGRYWKGVDILVFNTYLWWMTGLKMKILLGSFDDEVKDIVEISTEDAYRMAMKSMLRWARKNMDPKKTRVFFTSMSPSHAKSIDWGGEPGLNCYNQTTLIEDPNYWGSDCRRSIMKVIGEVFSKSKFPITFLNITQLSSYRKDAHTQIYKKQWNPLTPEQIANPFSYADCVHWCLPGLQDTWNELLFAKLFYP